The nucleotide sequence TCAGAGCTATCTTCGCCGGATGCGGGGCTGGGTCTGCACCTGCTGCGGGCGGTGGCAGGTGACCGTCGAGCGGCTTGCCGGGAGGTACCTCTACCGGCTGGCGTACGCCTATCGGGGGGAGGTGGGCGGGGTGGACGTGGTCGGCGAGGTGGGTACGGTCGCGGCGCTGGAGCGGCTGCTGCTGGCCCGTACCCCGGTGACCCTGGCCGACCTGCGCGAACGTCCGGCCGGCCGGGCCTCGTGAACCGACGATGTCTATCGGGGGGCTGCGCGTCCCTACAGCGTCTTCGCGATCTCGGCCAGTACGTCGGCCGGCACCTCCACCGCTGTTTCGTGCGCCGGGATGTCGAGCTGGGCCAGCGCCTCCGGGTCCGCGACGCGCCAGCCCTGCACGATGAAGGTGTCACGGTCCGTGCGGTACAGCGACGGGCAGTTGTTGACCTGGGACTGCGCCGTCTTGCGAATGAAAGTGAGCTTCACGATCGGGCCTTTCGCTCCTTTTAGCCGCTTTTGGGGCGGATGCCCCTGCGGTCCGTGTTGCATTATGCGGCTAATCGGGACGTTCGGGCACGGATTACGGCACCGTGGTGGCGTGAATGTAGGTGAATGGTCGATTCATCTCGCGCCGGATACGGGGCTTTTTCTGCTATTGGGGTGCCCCGGGGCGGCGGCTCAGTCGCGGGCTTCGGCCGGCGGGCGCCAGTCCGCGTACCGGGCCATCGAGCGGAGCGCGACCCGGGGTGGCGTGAGCCGCATCGTCACGTTGCGTAGTCCTACCGCCAGTGGGTTGCGCAGCTGCTGTCCGAACCGGCCGACCAGGTAGGAGGCGCGGGCCACCTGCTGACTGCGCGGGCGGCGCTGCGCGTCGTACCGGGCGAGACCGGTCGACACCTCGGTGCCGTCCGGCAGGCTGGACCCGAGCACCACCGCGTCCTCGACGGCCTGTGCGGCACCCTGGCCCAGGTTGGGTGTCATGGCGTGCGCGGCATCGCCGAGCAGCGCCACCGCCCCCGTCACGTAGCTGCCCAGCGGGGTGCCGAGGTGGTAGAGGTCGTTGCGCAGCACCCCCTGCGGCCCTGTCGCGTCCAGCAGCGCCGGGATCGGCGCGTGCCAGGACCCGAACCGCTCCCGGACCGCCCGCAACTCGTCCGGCGCCCGTCCGCCCTCCGGGGCGTTCACCGCACCGAACCAGTAGACCCGGCCGTCGCCGAGCGGCACCATCCCGAACTCGGCACCCGGGGCCCAGGTGATCGCCACCAGCAGCTCACCGGTCCACGGTGCGGCGGTCACCCCCCGCCAGGCGGTGCTGCCGACGTACGCCGGGGCGGGGGCGTCCGGCCACAGGCTGCGGCGTACCGCGCTGCGCAGCCCGTCCGCCCCGACCACCAGGTCGGCCCGGAGCGTGTCGCGGACGCCGCCGGAGACGTAGGTGACCTCGGCGGGTGGTCCGGCGACCAGCTCGACCACCTCCGCCCCGGTGTGCACGGCCGTGCCCTCGGGGAGGGCGGCGCGGAGGATCTCGTGCAGCGTCGCCCGGTGGATGCCCAGCGACTCCGTGCCGAGCTGGCCGGCCAGGTCGGCGGCGTCGAGCCGGGACAGCCACCGGCCGTCGGCGGTCCGGGTCCCGCCGGCCGCCTCCACCCGGCCGGCGGCCCGGATCCGCTCGTCGAGGCCGAGCGCCGCCAGCCCGGTCAGCGCGTTGGACAGCAGGGTGATTCCCGCGCCGACCGCCCCGAACGCGGGCGCCCGTTCCAGGACTGTCACCTGCCACCCGTGCCGGCGCAGCGCCAGGGCCGCGCAGAGACCGCCGATTCCGGCCCCGACCACCACTGCGGTCCGATCCATCCCGCCCACCTCCGAGAACTGGCCCTTCTACATCTGTAGAAGGCCATACTACAGCCGTAGAAACGACATCGGAGGGAGCACCGGGTGACCGCAGGACGGGACCGGTTCGCCGTGATCACCGACGCCGCGATCGAACTGGTGGCGGAACTCGGCATGCGCGGACTCACCCACCGGGCCGTGGACGCCCGCGCCGGGCTGCCGCTCGGCTCGACCTCGGTGTACTTCCGGACCCGCAAGGCGCTGATCGAGGCGGTGGTACGCCGCCTCGCCGACCTTGACCGGGCCGACCTCGAAGCCACCGACCTGCCCACCGAGCCACCCGCCGAGTCACCCACCGAGCCACCCGCCGAGTCGCCTGCCTGGGGTGGACCGCTCGGACCCCGGGAACTCGACCAGCTCGCCGGCCGGATCGCGAACGTGCTCGACCACTGGCTGACCGCCGGACGCACCCGGACGCTGGCCCGGTACGCCTGCCTGCTGGAGGCCACCCACCACCCCGAGCTGCGGGAGATCCTCGCCTACGGCACCGCGTCCCGGAACCAGGCGCGGGCACTGCTCGCCCAGGCGGGTGCGGCGGACCCGGAGCGCAGCGGCAACCACCTCGTCGCCTGCGTGGACGGGCTGCTCTTCGACCGCCTGGCCGGGGCCGGTTCGCTTACCGCCCCGCCCCCCGGCAGCGAGCAGAACCGGCAGGACCTCCAGCAGGCCGTCCGCACCGTACTGTTCGCACTGGCCGGCGCCGACCCCTCGGCGCCGCCAGAGCCTGACCGGTGACGGTGACGGTGACGGTGACGGTGACGACGCGGCGGTGAGCGTTCAGCGGTCAGCGGCGCCGGCCGCGCCGACCGGTCGGCCCGGCTCGCCGGCCGGCGAGCACGGCCGCCGCGCAGGTGCCGAGCACGATGCCGGCGAACGGCAGGAACCGGAGCACCGCCTTCACGGGTTCCGCCTGCGCCGGCCGGTACGCGCCGCCACCCGGTCCCGCTGCGGCTGCACCGTGTACTTCGGATCACGCGCCGACGCCACCCCGGCCTGGAAGACGCCGAACCGGAGACAGACCGAACCGGCCAGCATCGCCACCGCGCCGGCCACCGTCGCCACTCGCCCGCCGGCCACCGTCGCCATCCGGCCGCCGGTCACCGTGGCGACCCGGCCGCCAATGCCCGGCCGCTCCCGCTGCCGTTGTCGGCCGGTCGGCCCGGCGCCGGCCGCCACCGCCAGGGCGCCGGCCGTGCTGAGCAGCCGGCCGGCCCGGAGCAGCCCGCCGGCCAACCCCTGCCGCATCGGCTCGGCCAGCATGCCGAGCCGGCGCTCCATCCGGTACGCCGCAGCCAGCTCGCCGGCCACACCGAGCAGCGCGGCCCGGCGGGCGGGACCGGCCTCGGACGCGGGAGCGGCGAGCAGCCCGAGCGCACCGGCCGAGGCCGCCGCCGAGCTCGCGAAGAGCACCGGCAGTTCCCGGTACGCCTCGTGCCAGGCCGGTACGGCGGTGTCCGCGACGAGCGTCGCCGTGTACGAGGCGACAGCCGGCCCGAGCACGGCCGCGCCCAGCGTGCCGAGCCGGCCCAGCCGGGGCAGCCGACCGGTCACCGCGCTGCCGGCGGCGACAAGCGTCAGCGGGCCGTACCCGGCGAGCAGCCAGGAGCCGATGCTCATCGGCGAGGTCACCTTCACCACCCGCAGCATGTGCAGGAACCGTTCCGGGCGACCCAGGTCGTGCACCAGCGAGTAGAGCGACCCGGCCAGCGCCACCCCGGCACCGGCCTTGAGCCCGGCGGCCAGCCTCGGCCGGCCGGTGAGTTCGGCGGCGGCGGCAAGCGTCGACGAGGCGCCGGCCAGCCCGCCCAGGAAGAGGTAGCCGGCGATGTCCGCCGCCTCCCAGGGCGGCGGCTTGAGCACCGGCCGGCCGTAGTAGGACCGGAACTCGGCCCGAGGCACCATCAGCCGCTCGCCGCGCTGCCGCCGACCGGGCCGGCCGGCCGAGCCGACCAGCGCGTCCCGCTCGACCGGCAGGTCCGGCGCGGCATCGAGGCGTACGTCGGTGTGCGTCATCGGCGACCTCCGGGCAGGGCGGTGGCGGCCAGGGCGGCGAGCAGCCCGGCGGCGACAAGTGCGGTCCGGCGCCACATCGCCGGCAGGTCCCGGGTGGTGACCACCGGGTCGGGTGGCAGCCCGTACACCTCGGGCTCGTCCAGCAGCAGGAAGAACGCGCCCGCCCCGCCGACCCCGTCGTACGGGTCGGCGCCGTAGAGCCGGGCGTCGGTCACCCCGGCCGCCTGTAGCGCGTCCACCCGGGCGGCGGCCCTGGCCCGCAGCTCGGACAGCTCACCGAACTGGATCGAGTCCGTCGGGCAGCTCTTGGCGCAGGCCGGTTCCTGGCCGACCGAGAGCCGGTCGTAGCAGAGGGTGCACTTCCAGACCCGGCCGTCCCGCTCGCGCTTCTCGATCACCCCGTACGGGCAGGCCGGCACGCAGTAGCCGCAGCCGTTGCAGATGTCCTGCTGCACCACCACGGTGCCGAACTCGGTGCGGAACAGCGAACCGGTCGGGCAGACGTCCAGGCAGGCCGCGTGCGTGCAGTGCTTGCACACGTCCGACGACATCAGCCAGCGGAAGTCCATCCCGGGTACGGCGTCCACGTGCCCGTCCGGCGGTGCCGACCCCGGCATCCCGAGCGAGACGGCGGTCCGGCCGCCGGCCGCCCGGCGCAGCGCCTCGGGGACCTCGGCCGGGGCGAGCTGGGCCTCCTGCCGGCCGAGCCGGCGGGGCTGCTCGACGAAGGCGACGTGCCGCCAGGAGTTCGCGCCGAGCTGGCCGGTGTTGTCGTACGACATGCCGGTGAAGTTCAGCCCGTCCTCGGGTACCGCGTTCCACTCCTTGCAGGCCACCTCGCACGCCTTGCAGCCGATGCAGACGCTGGTGTCGGTGAAGAAGCCGACCCGTTCCGGCGGCTGCGAATATCCGCCGGCGGTGGCCGGATCGCGCCGGTCCCCGGTCGTCTCGCGCAGGTCCGGAGCCACCGGCGTCACACCTCGGTCCCGGTCGACGTGGTGACCCCGGCCCGGCGCTGGTAGTCCCGGACCAGCGCCACCCGCTCCGGGCCGCGTGGCCGCCGGCCGGGGCGGATGTCGGCGGAGAACGCCTTGCTCTCCTGGATGTGCGAGTTCGGGTCCAGCGAGATCGAGGTGAGTTCGTTGGCCGCGTCGCCCCGGCTGTGTCCGTTCGGTCCCCAGTGGAACGGCAGGCCGATCTGGTGCACCACCCGGCCGTCGACGCGCAGCGGCGCGATCCGCTCGGTCACCAGCACCCGGGCCTCGACCGCACCCCGGGCGGTGACGATGGTGGCCCAGCCGCAGTGCACCAGCCCGCGTTCGGCGGCCAGCTCGGGGGAGACCTCGCAGAAGAACTCCGGCTGCAACTCCGCCAGGTACGGCGTGAACCGGCTCATCCCGCCGGCCGTGAAGTGCTCGGTGAGCCGGTAGGTGGTGACGACGTACGGGAAGGTCTGCGTGCCGCGCTGCGAGCCGTTCGGGTGGTACCTGTTCTGCTCGTGCGGCCGGAGCAGCCGGGCCGGGTTGCGCTGCTGGCCGTAGAGCGGATTGTCCACAGGGGAGTCCTGTGGCTCGTAGTGCGTGGGCAGCGGGCCGTCCAGCACACCTGTCGGCGCGAAGAGCCAGCCGAGCCCGTCGGCCTGCATGATGAACGCGTCGGTGCCGCGCAGCGCGGCGATCCCCCTGGCGTCGGCCGGCGGCTCGTAGTCGGGTGGCTTGGTCGGCTCGAAGTCCGGCACGTCGTACCCGGTCCACCGGCCGGCGTCGGCGTCCCACCAGACGTACTTCTTCCGCTCGCTCCACGGCCGGCCGTCCGGCCGGGCCGAGGCCCGGTTGTAGAGCAGCCGCCGGTTCGCCGGCCAGGCCCACGCCCACTCCGGCGAGACCCAGTGCTGCTCCTCGGCCGGCCTGCGCCGGGCGGCCTGGTTGATCCCGTCGGAGTACACCCCGCAGTAGATCCAGCAGCCGCAGACCGTCGACCCGTCCTCGGCCAGCTCGGTGTACGTCGACAGCGGCCGGCCGTCGGCGTCCCAGCCGTTGATCTCGGCGAGTACCGCCTCGGAGTCCGGCTCGGCGGCCCGCCCCACGGTCGGATAGTCCCAGGTCAGGTCGAGAATCGGCCGGTCCTTCGGATCGGTCGAGCCGGCCAGCTTCTGCCGGATGAGCCGGCCCAGGTGGTACATGAACCAGAGGTCGCTGCGCCGGTCGTCGGCCGGCTCGACCGCCTGGTGGTGCCATTGCAGCAGCCGGTTGGTGTTGGTGAAGCTGCCGTCCTTCTCGGTGTGCGCCGCCGCCGGAAGCACGAAGACCTCGGTGCCGATCCGCTCGGTGGCCAGTTCGCCCGAGGCGATCTCCGGCCCGTCCTTCCACCACGTCGCGCTCTCGATCATGCTGAGGTCCCGGACCACCAGCCAGTCCAGCTTGGCCATGCCGAGCCGCTGCATCCGGGCGTTCGCCGAGCCGACCGCCGGGTTCTCGCCGAGCAGGAAGTAGCCCTTGCAGGTGCCGTTGAGCTGTTCGAAGACAGTGTCGTAGTGCGAGTGGCTGCCGGTCAGCCGGGGCAGGTAGTCGAAGCAGAAGTCGTTCTCCGCCGTCGCCGCCGCCCCCCACCACGCCTTGAGCAGGCTCACCGTGTAGGCCCGCATGTTCGCCCAGAACCCCTTGCGGGCGGCGTCGGCGACGATGAAGTCGGCCAGGGTCTGCGTCTGGTGCGCGTGCGGCATCGGGATGTAGCCGGGCAGCAGGTTGAACAGCGTCGGTACGTCGGTCGAGCCCTGGATGCTGGCGTGCCCGCGCAGCGCCTGGATGCCGCCGCCGGGCCGGCCGATGTTGCCGAGCAGCAGTTGCAGGATGCTGGCCGCCCGGATGAACTGCGAGCCGTCGGAGTGCTGGGTCCAGCCGACCGCGTAGACGAACTCGCTGGTCCGCTCCGGGCCGGAGTTCTCCACCAGGTGCCGGCAGACCTGGGCGAAGACCTCCGGCGGAATGCCGCAGATCCGCTCGACCATCTCGGGGGTGTAGCGGGCGAAGTGCCGCTTGAGGATCTGGTAGACGCAGTGCGGGTCGGCCAGCGTCGGATCGCGGCGGGGCTGGCCGTCCAGGGCCGCGGTGCCGGAGCCGAACTTCTCGCCCCGGCCCGAGCCGCGCCCGTCCCGCTCCGCCGCACCCGCCGGCTCGTCACGGGCGCGTCCGGCCGCCACCCGGGCCTCGAACTGCCGGTCCCGCTCGCCGGTCGCCGAGACCAGCTGCACGCCCTCGTACTGCCAGCTCTCCTCCCGGTAGGTGTGGCTGTCCGGGTCGAAGCCGGAGAAGAGCCCGTCGAGGTCCTCGGTGTCCCGGAACCGCTCGTCGACGATCGTCGCGGCGTTCGTGTACGCCAGCACGTACTCCCGGAAGTCCCGGCCCTCGCTGAGTACGTGGTTGATGATCCCGCCGAGGAAGGCGACGTCGGTGCCGGCCCGGATCGGCACGTACAGGTCGGCCAGCGCGCTGGTCCGGGTGAACCGCGGGTCGACGTGGATCACGGTGGCGCCGCGGGCCTTGGCCGCCAGCACCCACTGGAAGCCGACCGGGTGCGCCTCGGCGAAGTTGGAGCCCTCGATCACGATGCAGTCGGCGTGCTGGAGGTCCTGCATGAAGGTGGTGGCCCCGCCGCGCCCGAACGAGGTGCCGAGGCCGATCACGGTGGAGCTGTGGCAGACCCGGGCCTGGTTCTCCACCTGGATCACCCCGAGCGCGGTGAAGAGCTTCTTGATCAGGTAGTTCTCCTCGTTGTCCAGGGTGGCGCCGCCGAGGCTGGCGATCCCCATCGTGCGGGCCACCCGGGTCCCCTCGTGCTCCTCCTGCCAGGTCTGCTGCCGGGTCCGGACCACCCGCTCGGCGATCATCTCCATCGCGGTGTCGAGGTCGAGGTCCTGCCAGTCGGTCGCGTACGGCGAGCGGTAACGCACCTTGGACAGCCGACCCGGGTCGGTGGTCAGTTGCAGCGAGGCGGCGCCCTTCGGGCAGAGCCGTCCCCGGCTCACCGGCGAGTCGGGGTCGCCCTCGATCTGCACCACCCGCTCGGCCGAGACGTAGACGTTCTGCGCGCAGCCGACCGCGCAGTACGGGCAGACGGACTTGACCACCCGGTCGGCGTCGGCGGTCCGGGTGTGCAGGTCGGCGCTGTGCCGCGACTTCACCGAGGCGGCCCGGCCGGTCCGGTCCGGACCGGTGAGCTGGCGCCAGACCGGCCACGAGCCGATCGGTACTCCGCGCACCTGCGCCTCCTGTCCTCGGGTCACCGGCCGGGTCGACTAAGCCCGTCCGTCACCGGCCGGCTCGACCCAGCCCGTCGGTCACCGGCCGGGTCGACCGAGCCCGTCGGCATGGGCCCGCTCCCGCATCCAGTCGTGCACCCGGGACGACGAGGTCGGGTTGGCCTCGCGCGGGTTCACCAGGGCCTGGGAGCGGGACGGCAGGACGCCGGGCCGCTGCCGCTGCGCCCGGGTGACCGTGCCGCCGCCGTCGGCGGGGAGGCCGGTGCCGACCAGGTACGCCTGCCCGGCCGGGATGCCCAGCTCCGCGCCGATCTCCTGGTAGCCGCGCCCCTGGCCGACCAGGTGCAGCACCATCTCCTTGCTCGCCACGCGGCCCCCGCTCGCCGTGCCGGCCCGGCACCTGCCGGCCGACCGCCTATCGCCGACAAGCCTCTCATTCCGCCCAGGCCACCGGAGCGGGTTTGCCGGCACGGACGGGGCCCCCGCCGGTCGTTTTCACACCGGCGGGGCCCGTCCGTGGCGATCTCAGCCGGCCAGCGGGGTGTGCCCGGCCGGCACGGTCTCGTCGGCACGCGGCGGTGGCGGCGGGGTGCCGTCCCCGAACGGACGCCCGCCGAGCGCCTCCCGGCCGTGCGGTTCCAGCCAGTTGTCCAGCTCCGGCCCGAGCGGTACGACCCCGGTCGGGTTGATGTCCCGGTGCACCTCGTAGTAGTGCCGCTTGATGTGGTCGAAGTCGATGGTGTCGCCGAATCCGGGTGTGCCGAACAGATCCCGGGCGTACGCCCACAGCACCGGCTGCTCGGTCAGCTTCTGCCGGTTGCACTTGAAGTGCCCGTGGTAGACCGCGTCGAACCGGACCAGGGTGGTGAAGAGCCGGACGTCGGCCTCGGTGATGGTGTCGCCGACCAGGTAGCGCTGCCCCTCCAGCCGGGCCGAGAGCCAGTCCAGCCGGTCGAAGAGCCGCCGGTACGCCCGCTCGTACGCCTGCTGGCTGCCGGCGAAGCCGCACCGGTACACCCCGTTGTTGACGTCCTTGAAGACGACGCCGTTCACCTCGTCGATCTCCTCCCGCAGCGCCTCCGGATAGAGGTCGGGTGCACCGGGCCGGTGGTACGCCCGCCACTGCGTCGACAGGTCCAGGGTGATCTGGGCGTAGTCGTTCGTCACCACCTGCCCGGTCGGCACGTCGACGATCGCCGGCACGGTGATCCCGCGCTCGTAGCCGGGGAACCGGGCGAAGAACGCCTCCTGGAGCCGCTCGATGCCGAGCACCGGGTCGCGCCCGCCCGGGTCGAGGTCGAAGGTCCAGCTCCGGGCGTCGTGGGTCGGTCCGGCGACCCCCATCGACAGCACGTCCTCCAGCCCGAGCAGCCGACGGACGATGATCACCCGGTTCGCCCACGGACAGGCCCGGCTCACCACCAGCCGGTAGCGGCCGGGCTCCACCGGATAGCCGTCCCGCCCGTCGGTGGTGATCCGGGTGGCGATGTATCGCTGGTCCCGGGTGAACTCGCCGCCCGGGTTGACGTAGCTGCCCTTGGCGCCGCTGCCGCCCTCGGTGGTGCTGTCCCCGTCGGCGCTGCTGTTGCCCTCTGCGGTGTTCGACATCCCGCTATCGTTCCCCAAAATTTCTTCGGATCCACCGCCGATACTCCCCGTAGGTGGTCGACCACCCCCGACGGACCGGCCGGCAGGCGGCGCGGGCACCGCGGTCAGCCGCGCATCAGCTCGTTCAACGCCCCGTATCGCGCATCAGCTCGTTCAACGTTCCGTAGTCCAGGCCACCGTCGAGGGCGTCGTAGCCGCCCGCACCATACGTCTGGGTGGCGGCCCGCCGGACCACCGCGTACGCCGCCGCGGCCACCGACGAACCGAGGCTGACCCGGCCGACCCCGAGCCCGGCCAGTTCGGGCACGGTCGGGGCACCCGGGCCGGCGAGGACGTTCACCGGGGCCGGGATGCCGACGACAAGTGCCGTCACGGTGTCCGGGTCGACCACCCCGGGCACGAAGATGCCGTCGGCGCCGGCCCGGAGGTACTCGGCCGCCCGGTCCAGCGTCTCCGGCAGCCCGCCGGCACCGCGCAGGAAGGTGTCGACGCGGGCGTTCACGTACAGCGGCACCCCGGCCTCGTCCGCAGCGGCCCGGGCGGCGGCCAGCCGGGCGGACTGGTCGGCGACGTCGCGCAACCCGGCTGTGCCGGCCGGCGCCACGTCCTCCAGGTTCACCCCGACCGCGCCGGCCGCCAGTACCGCGCGGACGGTCCCGGCGACCTCCTCCGGGGTGGTCCCGAAACCGGACTCGATGTCGGCGGTGACCGGCAGCGGCACCGCGGCGACGACCCGCCCGACGAGTTCGGTGGCCAGTTCCCGGCCGAGGGCGTCCCCGTCCGGGGCGCCGAGGCTCCACGCCACCCCGGCGCTGGTGGTGGCGACGGCCCGCGCACCGGCGGCGGCCACGATCCGGGCGCTGGCCGCATCCCAGGCGTTGACCAGGACGACCGGGTTCCCCGGGACATGCAGGGAGCGGAACAGTTCGGCGCGGCTGCGTTGATCACTCATGCGGGTAGTCTCCGCCCGCCCGCCCGACCCGCCGTATTCTTTCAGCCCTGCCTAAAACGTAAACGAGGGTCCCGCCCGGGGCGAAGACCCGGGCGCGGACGGACGGCCGCGACGGTTCGCGGCAGCGGAGGGGGTGTCGTGGTCTCCATCGGCCTGCCGGGTGGCGCCGTGGCCCGGATCCGGTTCGCCGTCTCCTGCCTCTGGGAGGTCGCGACAAGCGTCCGGGTGCTGCGCGACGCCGGCGACCACGCCGTGCACCTGCCCTGGGCGACCCGGGTACGACCCCGGCTCGCCGACGCCGGCCTGATCCCCCCGGCCACCGCCGCGTTCCCCGGAGATTCCGCCGGCGGGCTGCTCTGGCAGCTGATTCCGGCCGGCCCGCACTATCTGCCCGACTTCCTCACCCCGGCTCCCGAAGGGCTGAACCCCGACCTGGACACCGAACTCGGCAGGCTCCTGGCCACCCCGGTCGAGGTGGTCCGGGCCGACCTCGACAGCTACGCCGGCCGGCACTCCCCGGCGGTCCGCGACCTGTACGCCGATCCGGTCGCCGGGCTGCGCCGGCTCGCCGACGAGATCGTCCGGTACTGGCGGATCGCGCTCGCCCCGGACTGGGCCCGGCTCCGGCTGCTGCTCGACGCCGAGGTGCACCGCCGGGCCCGCCGGCTCGCCGCCGACGGGGCCGCCGGACTCCTCAACGACCTGCACCGGCAGGTGCGCTGGGAGGGCGAGACACTGGCGATCGCCCAGCAGCACTGCACCGCCGCCGACGTGCCGGACGGGAACGGGCTGGTGCTGATCCCGTCGGTCTTCGTCTGGCCGTCGGTGTTGAGCGTCGCCGCCGGTCCGGCGCCGCAGCTGGCGTACCCGGCCCGGGGCGTCGCCACGCTGTGGGAGACGCCCCGGCAGTCGTCCGACAGTCTGGCGGCGGTGCTCGGGCGGGGCCGGGCCCGGGTACTCGCCGAGATGCGGGCACCGGTCTCCACCACCGAGCTGGCCCGGCGTACCGGCCTCTCCGCCGGGGGCGTGTCGCAGCATCTCGCCGTGCTCCGGGCTGCCGGCCTGGTGACCACGCACCGTAGCGGCCGGACCGTGCTGAACAGTCGTACCACGGTCGCCGAGGCGCTGCTCTCGGTGGCCGGCTGACCCCCGACCCAGTGCACCCGGCCGTCGACCGTTTACTGGGCGGGTGGCCCGGTCAGCAGCGGTACTTCTCCAGGTAGACCAGCCCCGGGCCGGTGTCGAGCGGCCGGTGCGCGTAGTCGACGTACCCGTGCCGGCGGTAGAGCCGCAGGTTCTCCGCGCTGTCGGCTCCGGTGAACAGCTCGAACCGGCGTATCCGGCGCGGGCTGGCCGCCTCCGCCGCGCGCAGCAGTCGACTGCCGATGCCCTGCCCCTGCACGTCGGGCGCGACGGCGAGCCGACCGAGCTGCCCGGTGCCGACCTGCCCGGTGCCGTCCTGCCCGGTGCCGTCCTGCCCGGTGCCGTCCTGCCCGGTGCCGTCCTGCCCCGTACCGTCCTGCCCGGTGCCGTCCTCGAACCGGACCCGGACGGCACCGACGAGGCGGGTACCGAGCCGGGCGACAAGCACGACACCGCCCTCGGACGGCCGCGCCAGTACGGCCCGGAGCTGGGCCAGCGTCTCGGACAGCGGCGGCAACCACGGGTCCGAGTAGCGTTGCGCCTCGCGCAGGTAGGCGGCCCGCTGCACGGTCAGGATCTCGCCGGCATCGGCCACCGTGGCCGGCGAGACGACGACCGCTCCGGCGGTGTCGGCGGTGCCTCCGGAGGTGTCGCCGGTGGTGTCTCCGGCGGTGTCGGCCGAGGTGTCTTCGGCGGTGTCGGTGGTGTCTGCGGCGCTCGGTGCGGGAAGCTCTGTGGACATGCCGTCAGGCAACCAGGTGGGCCGCGATCCCGGCCATCCCGGGGGCGCGGGTGTCCCAGCGGTTAGGCTGCGCACGCGACGCCGCGACGCCATCGACAGGTAGCCCCGGTCATCCGGTGATACCTCTGGGGAGGAGCCACCAGGCGATGTCCGGACCGACCTATCCGGAGGTCGGCGCCACCCGTACCGGCCGGCTGCCATCCGGTTACCGGCACCTGCGGTACCGTGCCGCCCTGCCGCCCGGCGGCTTCGAGGTGGCGGGCGAGGCGGTGCTCTGCTGGCGGATGCACCGGGCCATGGGGGTGCGCATCGACGCCAGCGCGCCCCGGGCCGCGCCCGGGGTGACGGTCACCGCCGGGCTCGGACTGGGCCGCTTCCGGCTGGCCGCACCCTGCGAG is from Micromonospora sp. WMMD1102 and encodes:
- a CDS encoding FAD-dependent oxidoreductase, which translates into the protein MDRTAVVVGAGIGGLCAALALRRHGWQVTVLERAPAFGAVGAGITLLSNALTGLAALGLDERIRAAGRVEAAGGTRTADGRWLSRLDAADLAGQLGTESLGIHRATLHEILRAALPEGTAVHTGAEVVELVAGPPAEVTYVSGGVRDTLRADLVVGADGLRSAVRRSLWPDAPAPAYVGSTAWRGVTAAPWTGELLVAITWAPGAEFGMVPLGDGRVYWFGAVNAPEGGRAPDELRAVRERFGSWHAPIPALLDATGPQGVLRNDLYHLGTPLGSYVTGAVALLGDAAHAMTPNLGQGAAQAVEDAVVLGSSLPDGTEVSTGLARYDAQRRPRSQQVARASYLVGRFGQQLRNPLAVGLRNVTMRLTPPRVALRSMARYADWRPPAEARD
- a CDS encoding TetR/AcrR family transcriptional regulator, with the protein product MTAGRDRFAVITDAAIELVAELGMRGLTHRAVDARAGLPLGSTSVYFRTRKALIEAVVRRLADLDRADLEATDLPTEPPAESPTEPPAESPAWGGPLGPRELDQLAGRIANVLDHWLTAGRTRTLARYACLLEATHHPELREILAYGTASRNQARALLAQAGAADPERSGNHLVACVDGLLFDRLAGAGSLTAPPPGSEQNRQDLQQAVRTVLFALAGADPSAPPEPDR
- the nrfD gene encoding NrfD/PsrC family molybdoenzyme membrane anchor subunit, whose translation is MTHTDVRLDAAPDLPVERDALVGSAGRPGRRQRGERLMVPRAEFRSYYGRPVLKPPPWEAADIAGYLFLGGLAGASSTLAAAAELTGRPRLAAGLKAGAGVALAGSLYSLVHDLGRPERFLHMLRVVKVTSPMSIGSWLLAGYGPLTLVAAGSAVTGRLPRLGRLGTLGAAVLGPAVASYTATLVADTAVPAWHEAYRELPVLFASSAAASAGALGLLAAPASEAGPARRAALLGVAGELAAAYRMERRLGMLAEPMRQGLAGGLLRAGRLLSTAGALAVAAGAGPTGRQRQRERPGIGGRVATVTGGRMATVAGGRVATVAGAVAMLAGSVCLRFGVFQAGVASARDPKYTVQPQRDRVAARTGRRRRNP
- a CDS encoding 4Fe-4S dicluster domain-containing protein — encoded protein: MRETTGDRRDPATAGGYSQPPERVGFFTDTSVCIGCKACEVACKEWNAVPEDGLNFTGMSYDNTGQLGANSWRHVAFVEQPRRLGRQEAQLAPAEVPEALRRAAGGRTAVSLGMPGSAPPDGHVDAVPGMDFRWLMSSDVCKHCTHAACLDVCPTGSLFRTEFGTVVVQQDICNGCGYCVPACPYGVIEKRERDGRVWKCTLCYDRLSVGQEPACAKSCPTDSIQFGELSELRARAAARVDALQAAGVTDARLYGADPYDGVGGAGAFFLLLDEPEVYGLPPDPVVTTRDLPAMWRRTALVAAGLLAALAATALPGGRR
- the fdh gene encoding formate dehydrogenase; amino-acid sequence: MRGVPIGSWPVWRQLTGPDRTGRAASVKSRHSADLHTRTADADRVVKSVCPYCAVGCAQNVYVSAERVVQIEGDPDSPVSRGRLCPKGAASLQLTTDPGRLSKVRYRSPYATDWQDLDLDTAMEMIAERVVRTRQQTWQEEHEGTRVARTMGIASLGGATLDNEENYLIKKLFTALGVIQVENQARVCHSSTVIGLGTSFGRGGATTFMQDLQHADCIVIEGSNFAEAHPVGFQWVLAAKARGATVIHVDPRFTRTSALADLYVPIRAGTDVAFLGGIINHVLSEGRDFREYVLAYTNAATIVDERFRDTEDLDGLFSGFDPDSHTYREESWQYEGVQLVSATGERDRQFEARVAAGRARDEPAGAAERDGRGSGRGEKFGSGTAALDGQPRRDPTLADPHCVYQILKRHFARYTPEMVERICGIPPEVFAQVCRHLVENSGPERTSEFVYAVGWTQHSDGSQFIRAASILQLLLGNIGRPGGGIQALRGHASIQGSTDVPTLFNLLPGYIPMPHAHQTQTLADFIVADAARKGFWANMRAYTVSLLKAWWGAAATAENDFCFDYLPRLTGSHSHYDTVFEQLNGTCKGYFLLGENPAVGSANARMQRLGMAKLDWLVVRDLSMIESATWWKDGPEIASGELATERIGTEVFVLPAAAHTEKDGSFTNTNRLLQWHHQAVEPADDRRSDLWFMYHLGRLIRQKLAGSTDPKDRPILDLTWDYPTVGRAAEPDSEAVLAEINGWDADGRPLSTYTELAEDGSTVCGCWIYCGVYSDGINQAARRRPAEEQHWVSPEWAWAWPANRRLLYNRASARPDGRPWSERKKYVWWDADAGRWTGYDVPDFEPTKPPDYEPPADARGIAALRGTDAFIMQADGLGWLFAPTGVLDGPLPTHYEPQDSPVDNPLYGQQRNPARLLRPHEQNRYHPNGSQRGTQTFPYVVTTYRLTEHFTAGGMSRFTPYLAELQPEFFCEVSPELAAERGLVHCGWATIVTARGAVEARVLVTERIAPLRVDGRVVHQIGLPFHWGPNGHSRGDAANELTSISLDPNSHIQESKAFSADIRPGRRPRGPERVALVRDYQRRAGVTTSTGTEV